From the genome of Mycobacterium sp. 050128, one region includes:
- a CDS encoding undecaprenyl-diphosphate phosphatase produces MSAHLSYVEALLVGAAQGVTELFPVSSLGHSILVPALVGGQWARDLDVSAPQSPYLAFIVGLHVATAAALLVFFWRDWLRVLAGFVSSVQRRRIRTANERLAWLIVAATIPVGLAGLFLEKLFRTTLGKPIPAAAFLLLNGIALYVGELLRRRAVADQPSAAGQSAHGGEAVDSRLAEVPLGRGVLIGSAQILALLPGISRSGITIVAGLWRGLSHEDAARFSFLLATPIILAAGVYKIPDLFGPMGAGIAGQVLAGSLASFVCAYLAVRFLTRYFETRTLIPFAIYCAVFGAGSLAWLTLR; encoded by the coding sequence GTGAGTGCGCACTTGAGTTACGTCGAAGCGCTTTTGGTCGGCGCCGCGCAGGGCGTGACCGAGCTATTCCCGGTGTCGAGCCTCGGTCACTCGATATTGGTGCCGGCCCTGGTCGGCGGCCAATGGGCGCGCGACTTGGACGTCTCCGCACCGCAGTCCCCGTACCTGGCGTTCATCGTCGGCCTGCACGTCGCCACCGCCGCCGCGTTGCTGGTGTTCTTTTGGCGCGATTGGCTGCGGGTGCTGGCCGGATTCGTATCGTCGGTGCAGCGCCGTCGAATCCGGACGGCCAACGAGCGGTTGGCCTGGCTGATCGTGGCCGCCACCATCCCGGTGGGACTGGCGGGCCTGTTCCTGGAGAAGTTGTTTCGCACCACGCTGGGCAAACCGATTCCGGCCGCGGCGTTCCTGCTGCTCAATGGAATTGCCCTCTACGTTGGCGAGCTGCTGCGCCGCCGTGCCGTGGCGGATCAGCCCTCGGCCGCCGGCCAATCCGCGCACGGCGGCGAGGCCGTCGACTCGCGGCTCGCCGAGGTCCCCCTCGGCCGGGGCGTGCTGATCGGCAGCGCTCAGATCCTTGCGCTGCTCCCCGGGATCAGCCGATCGGGCATCACGATCGTGGCCGGTCTGTGGCGGGGGCTGTCCCACGAAGACGCGGCGCGGTTCTCGTTCCTGCTGGCCACGCCGATCATCCTGGCCGCCGGCGTCTACAAGATCCCCGATCTGTTCGGGCCGATGGGCGCCGGGATAGCCGGCCAGGTCCTAGCCGGCAGCCTCGCCTCGTTTGTCTGTGCCTATCTGGCGGTGCGGTTCCTCACCCGGTACTTCGAAACCCGTACCCTGATCCCGTTCGCCATCTACTGCGCGGTGTTCGGGGCCGGCAGCCTCGCCTGGTTGACGTTGCGGTAG
- a CDS encoding DUF427 domain-containing protein — MSDQESVWDYPRPPRVEPFTGSITVELGGHIIASTGHSWRVLETSHPPTYYLPRDAFADGAVRSASGSSWCEWKGRASYYDLVGGDVVAPRAAWSYRNPTPGFESIAGALAVMAAAVDRCTVNGEVVTAQPGGFYGGWITSWVIGPFKGVPGSAGW; from the coding sequence ATGAGCGATCAGGAATCAGTGTGGGATTACCCGCGGCCTCCGCGCGTCGAGCCATTCACCGGCTCGATCACCGTTGAGCTGGGCGGCCACATCATTGCCTCGACCGGCCACTCCTGGCGAGTCCTCGAGACCAGTCACCCGCCGACGTATTACCTGCCGCGTGACGCGTTCGCCGACGGCGCGGTGCGCTCCGCATCCGGTAGCTCGTGGTGCGAATGGAAAGGCCGGGCGAGCTACTACGACCTGGTCGGCGGTGACGTCGTCGCCCCCAGGGCGGCGTGGAGTTATCGGAACCCGACCCCGGGCTTCGAGTCGATCGCCGGTGCGCTGGCCGTGATGGCCGCCGCCGTCGACCGGTGCACCGTCAACGGCGAGGTCGTCACCGCGCAGCCCGGTGGCTTTTACGGGGGTTGGATCACCAGCTGGGTCATCGGGCCGTTCAAGGGTGTCCCCGGTTCGGCGGGCTGGTGA
- a CDS encoding SDR family oxidoreductase — protein sequence MADTASIGLKVQGKVIVITGGARGIGLATATALHNLGAKVAIGDIDEVRVKESGAALGLDVYGKLDVTDSHSFSEFLDEVERQLGPIDVLVNNAGIMPLGRIIEEPDAVTRRILDINVFGVMVGTKLALERMIPRKEGHIINVASLAGETYIPGAATYCASKHAVIGYTDAARIEYRGSGVRFSLVNPTFVNTELIAGTQGAKGIKNAEPSDIADAIIKLVAHPKPRVRVTRLAGAIIASQKFLPRGLSEGINRLLGGEHVFTDDIDVEKRKAYENRARGDE from the coding sequence ATGGCAGACACGGCATCCATCGGCCTCAAAGTCCAGGGCAAGGTCATCGTGATCACCGGCGGCGCACGGGGAATCGGGCTGGCCACCGCGACCGCACTGCACAATCTGGGCGCCAAGGTCGCGATCGGCGACATCGACGAGGTCCGGGTCAAGGAGTCGGGTGCCGCCCTCGGCCTCGACGTGTACGGCAAACTCGATGTCACCGACTCGCACTCGTTTTCGGAATTCCTCGACGAGGTGGAGCGTCAGCTCGGCCCGATCGACGTGCTGGTCAACAACGCCGGCATCATGCCGCTCGGCCGCATCATCGAAGAGCCCGATGCGGTCACCCGGCGCATTCTGGACATCAACGTCTTCGGCGTCATGGTGGGCACCAAGCTGGCCCTGGAACGGATGATCCCGCGCAAGGAAGGCCACATCATCAACGTCGCCTCGCTTGCCGGGGAGACCTACATCCCCGGCGCGGCCACCTACTGTGCCAGCAAACACGCCGTGATCGGCTACACCGACGCGGCCAGGATCGAGTACCGGGGCAGCGGCGTGCGGTTCTCGCTCGTCAATCCGACCTTCGTCAACACCGAACTGATCGCCGGAACCCAGGGAGCCAAGGGCATCAAAAACGCCGAACCGTCCGATATCGCCGACGCGATCATCAAACTGGTGGCCCACCCCAAGCCGCGGGTTCGGGTCACCCGGCTGGCCGGGGCGATCATCGCCTCGCAGAAGTTCCTGCCACGCGGGTTGTCGGAGGGCATCAATCGTCTCCTCGGTGGTGAGCACGTCTTCACCGACGACATCGACGTCGAGAAGCGCAAGGCCTACGAGAACCGCGCACGCGGCGACGAGTGA
- a CDS encoding phosphoketolase family protein, which produces MSLQTPTIAPEALSDDELTLIDKYWRAANYLSVGQIYLLDNPLLKESLTADHVKPRLLGHWGTTPGLNLIYAHLNRIIRNRDANVIYVTGPGHGGPGLVANAYLEGTYTEIYSGIGEDAEGLRRLFRQFSFPGGIPSHVAAQTPGSIHEGGELGYALVHAFGAAFDNPDLVVACVIGDGEAETGPLAAGWHSNKFLNPAVDGAVLPILHLNGYKIANPTVLARIPHTELESLLRGYGYRPITVAGDNPATVHRELAAAFDDAFDDIAGIQSAARDGQQTDRPVWPMIVLRTPKGWTGPKEVDGKHVEGTWRAHQVPLSETHDNPAHRAQLEEWMRSYRPDELFDSRGVLRPELRELAPKGHRRMSANPHANGGLLLRELDLPDFRDYAVPVEEPAASTHEATRVLGTFLRDVITHNPDRFRLMGPDETASNRLSAVFESTDKVWLSRTEPDDEGLAPDGRVMEVLSEHLCQGWLEGYLLTGRHGLFNCYEAFVHIVDSMLNQHAKWLATSRELPWRQPIASLNYLLSSHVWRQDHNGASHQDPGFIDLVANKRAEIVRVYLPPDGNTLLSVADHCLRSRDYINVIVAGKQPALSYLGIDDAIAHCTRGLGIWDWASTATGEPDVVLACAGDVPTQEALAAADILRRELPDLAVRMVNVVDLMRLQPDSEHPHGLPDKEFDALFTRDKPVIFAYHGYPWLIHRLCYRRTNHPHIHVRGFKERGTTTTPFDMVMLNDLDRFHLVIDVIDRVDGLAGRAALLRQRMVDARLNARRYTREHGEDDPQIAHWKWESVQSS; this is translated from the coding sequence GTGAGCCTGCAAACCCCGACAATCGCGCCCGAAGCACTCTCCGACGACGAACTCACGTTGATCGACAAGTATTGGCGGGCCGCCAATTACCTGTCGGTCGGGCAGATCTATCTGCTCGACAATCCCCTGCTCAAAGAGTCGCTGACGGCTGACCACGTCAAACCCCGGCTGCTGGGACATTGGGGCACCACGCCCGGGCTCAACCTCATTTACGCGCACCTGAACCGGATCATCCGCAATCGCGATGCCAATGTCATCTACGTCACCGGACCGGGTCACGGCGGTCCGGGCCTGGTCGCCAACGCCTACCTGGAAGGCACCTACACCGAGATCTACAGCGGTATCGGCGAGGACGCCGAGGGATTGCGCCGGTTGTTCCGACAGTTCTCCTTCCCGGGCGGCATCCCGAGTCACGTGGCCGCCCAGACCCCGGGATCGATCCACGAGGGCGGTGAACTCGGCTACGCGCTGGTGCATGCGTTCGGTGCGGCGTTCGACAACCCCGACCTGGTGGTCGCGTGCGTCATCGGCGACGGCGAAGCCGAGACGGGTCCGCTGGCGGCCGGCTGGCACTCGAACAAATTCCTCAACCCGGCCGTCGACGGCGCGGTGCTGCCGATTCTGCACCTCAACGGCTACAAGATCGCCAACCCGACCGTGCTGGCCCGCATCCCGCACACCGAACTCGAATCGCTGCTGCGCGGCTACGGCTATCGGCCGATCACGGTCGCCGGCGACAACCCGGCCACCGTGCACCGGGAGCTGGCCGCCGCCTTCGACGACGCTTTCGACGACATCGCCGGCATCCAGAGCGCTGCACGCGACGGCCAGCAGACCGATCGACCGGTATGGCCGATGATCGTGCTGCGCACGCCGAAAGGTTGGACCGGGCCCAAGGAGGTGGACGGCAAGCACGTCGAGGGCACCTGGCGTGCCCACCAGGTTCCGCTGTCCGAGACGCACGACAACCCCGCGCACCGCGCGCAACTCGAAGAGTGGATGCGCAGCTATCGGCCCGACGAGTTGTTCGACTCCCGTGGCGTGCTGCGCCCCGAGCTGCGCGAGCTCGCCCCGAAGGGGCACCGGCGGATGAGCGCCAACCCGCACGCGAACGGCGGCCTGTTGCTGCGCGAGCTGGATCTGCCGGACTTCCGGGACTACGCGGTGCCGGTCGAAGAGCCGGCCGCGTCCACCCACGAGGCCACCCGGGTATTGGGAACCTTCCTGCGCGACGTCATCACCCATAACCCCGACCGCTTCCGGCTGATGGGGCCCGACGAAACCGCCTCCAACCGGCTGTCGGCCGTGTTCGAGTCGACCGACAAGGTGTGGCTGTCGCGGACTGAACCCGACGACGAAGGCCTCGCCCCGGACGGCCGGGTGATGGAGGTGCTCTCCGAGCACCTGTGCCAGGGCTGGCTGGAGGGCTATTTGCTCACCGGGCGGCACGGGTTGTTCAACTGCTACGAGGCGTTCGTGCACATCGTCGACTCGATGCTCAACCAGCACGCGAAATGGCTGGCCACCAGCCGCGAACTGCCGTGGCGGCAACCGATCGCGTCGCTGAACTACCTGTTGAGCTCGCATGTGTGGCGCCAAGACCACAACGGCGCGTCCCACCAGGACCCCGGGTTCATCGACCTGGTCGCCAACAAGCGCGCCGAGATCGTGCGCGTCTACCTGCCGCCGGACGGCAACACACTGCTGTCGGTGGCCGACCACTGCCTGCGCAGCCGCGACTACATCAACGTCATCGTCGCCGGCAAGCAGCCCGCCCTGTCCTACCTCGGCATCGACGACGCGATCGCACACTGCACCCGCGGCCTGGGGATCTGGGATTGGGCGAGCACCGCGACCGGCGAACCCGACGTGGTGTTGGCGTGCGCCGGCGACGTCCCCACCCAGGAGGCGCTCGCCGCCGCCGACATCCTGCGCCGCGAGCTGCCCGACCTGGCCGTGCGGATGGTCAACGTCGTCGACCTGATGCGCCTACAGCCGGACTCCGAGCACCCACATGGATTGCCGGACAAGGAATTCGACGCGTTGTTCACCCGCGACAAGCCGGTCATCTTCGCGTATCACGGCTATCCGTGGCTGATCCATCGGCTGTGCTATCGCCGCACTAATCACCCGCACATCCATGTCCGCGGGTTCAAGGAGCGCGGCACCACTACGACGCCGTTCGACATGGTGATGCTCAACGACCTCGACCGCTTCCATCTGGTCATCGACGTCATCGACCGGGTCGACGGGTTGGCCGGCCGGGCCGCGCTGCTGCGGCAGCGGATGGTAGACGCGCGGCTGAACGCCCGCCGCTACACCCGCGAGCACGGGGAGGACGACCCGCAGATCGCGCACTGGAAGTGGGAATCTGTGCAGTCGTCGTGA
- a CDS encoding CPBP family intramembrane glutamic endopeptidase, which yields MSEHAAAFDAVDLHPVVSQLSALHRLRLYFDIAVVVAVLVLTNLIAHFTTPWASVATVPVAAVGLVVLMRATGLDWVDLGLGREHWRSGLGYALAAVAIVASVIAVGVLLPMTRPMFLNSHYATVSGALIASMVIIPLQTVIPEELAFRGVLHGALHRAWGFRGVALVGSLLFGLWHVATSLGLTSNNVGFTRVFGGGFVGMVAGVTLAVVATGCAGFVFSWLRRRSGSLIAPIALHWSLNGLGALAAALVWHLSA from the coding sequence ATGTCTGAGCACGCCGCGGCCTTCGATGCCGTTGACCTGCATCCGGTGGTGTCGCAATTGTCGGCGCTGCACCGGCTGCGGCTGTACTTCGACATTGCCGTGGTGGTCGCGGTGTTGGTGCTGACGAACCTGATCGCGCACTTCACCACGCCGTGGGCGAGTGTCGCGACGGTGCCGGTGGCAGCCGTCGGGCTGGTGGTGTTGATGCGTGCCACTGGTTTGGACTGGGTCGACCTGGGGCTCGGCCGGGAGCACTGGCGCTCCGGGCTGGGCTACGCGCTGGCCGCGGTGGCCATCGTGGCGTCGGTGATCGCCGTCGGCGTGCTGCTCCCGATGACGCGGCCGATGTTCCTGAACAGCCATTATGCGACGGTCTCGGGCGCGCTGATCGCCTCGATGGTGATCATTCCGCTGCAGACCGTCATTCCCGAGGAGCTGGCCTTCCGGGGTGTGCTGCACGGCGCGCTGCATCGGGCCTGGGGATTCCGTGGGGTCGCACTCGTCGGCTCGTTGCTGTTCGGCCTGTGGCACGTCGCCACGTCGCTCGGGCTGACCAGCAACAACGTCGGCTTCACCCGGGTGTTCGGCGGCGGGTTCGTCGGCATGGTCGCCGGCGTGACGTTGGCCGTGGTGGCGACCGGCTGTGCGGGCTTCGTGTTCAGCTGGTTGCGTCGGCGCAGCGGCAGCCTGATCGCGCCGATCGCGCTGCATTGGTCGTTGAACGGGCTGGGTGCCTTGGCCGCGGCCCTGGTCTGGCATCTGTCGGCCTGA
- a CDS encoding zinc-binding alcohol dehydrogenase family protein, with amino-acid sequence MASATTTMNAWRVRRPGPMVTDPLERVTTEVPRPAPSELLVAVRACGVCRTDLHVTEGDLPVHREHVTPGHEVVGEVVEVGADAGDGFEVGDRVGIAWLRHTCGVCKYCRRGDENLCPQSRYTGWDADGGYAEFATVPAAFAHHLPSGYSDSELAPLLCAGIIGYRSLLRAQLPPGGRLGIYGFGGSAHITAQVALAQGAELHVMTRGEQARELALALGAASAQGAADPPPVPLDAAILFAPVGDLVLPACEALDRGGTLAIAGIHLTDIPALNYQRHLFQERQIRSVTSNTRADAREFLDFTARHRIEVTTPEYPLDQAAQALSDLADGRIAGAAVLLV; translated from the coding sequence ATGGCCTCAGCGACGACCACGATGAACGCGTGGCGGGTGCGCCGGCCCGGCCCGATGGTCACCGACCCGCTGGAGCGGGTCACCACGGAAGTGCCGCGGCCGGCGCCCTCGGAGTTGCTGGTGGCGGTGCGGGCCTGCGGGGTGTGCCGGACCGACCTGCACGTCACCGAGGGTGACCTTCCGGTGCACCGCGAGCACGTCACCCCCGGCCACGAGGTCGTGGGCGAGGTCGTCGAGGTGGGCGCCGACGCCGGTGATGGGTTCGAGGTGGGGGACCGGGTCGGCATCGCCTGGCTGCGCCATACCTGCGGTGTGTGCAAATACTGCCGCCGAGGTGACGAGAACCTCTGCCCCCAGTCCCGCTACACCGGCTGGGATGCCGACGGCGGGTACGCCGAATTCGCGACGGTTCCAGCCGCTTTCGCGCACCACCTGCCGAGCGGTTACAGCGACAGCGAGCTCGCGCCGCTGTTGTGCGCCGGCATCATCGGATACCGTTCGCTGCTGCGAGCGCAGCTACCGCCGGGCGGCCGGCTGGGCATTTACGGCTTCGGCGGCAGCGCGCACATCACCGCCCAGGTCGCGTTGGCCCAGGGCGCCGAACTGCATGTGATGACCCGCGGCGAGCAGGCCCGCGAGCTGGCGCTGGCTCTCGGCGCCGCCTCGGCTCAGGGAGCGGCGGATCCGCCACCGGTGCCGTTGGATGCCGCGATCCTGTTCGCGCCGGTCGGCGACCTGGTGCTGCCCGCCTGCGAGGCGCTGGACCGCGGCGGCACGTTGGCGATCGCCGGAATCCACTTGACGGATATCCCGGCCCTGAACTATCAGCGTCACCTGTTCCAGGAGCGCCAGATTCGCTCGGTCACGTCGAACACCCGGGCCGATGCGCGCGAGTTTCTCGACTTCACCGCCCGTCATCGCATCGAGGTGACGACGCCGGAATATCCGCTCGATCAAGCAGCCCAGGCACTGAGCGATTTGGCCGACGGTCGCATCGCCGGGGCAGCGGTGCTGCTGGTGTAG
- a CDS encoding GlsB/YeaQ/YmgE family stress response membrane protein, translating into MILHIVWLIVLGLIVGLVARLLVPGKQPMGWVATALLGIVGSYVGGTLGSIVFPPHQFDIHPPIQHSFLGALVGAVILLLIYKFATSRTKTL; encoded by the coding sequence ATGATTCTGCATATCGTCTGGCTGATCGTCTTGGGTCTGATCGTCGGCCTGGTCGCGCGCCTGCTGGTGCCGGGCAAGCAGCCAATGGGCTGGGTCGCCACCGCACTGCTGGGCATCGTCGGCTCGTATGTCGGCGGCACCCTGGGCAGCATCGTCTTCCCACCGCACCAGTTCGATATTCATCCGCCCATTCAGCACTCCTTCCTGGGTGCGCTGGTTGGCGCGGTGATCCTGTTGTTGATCTACAAGTTCGCCACCTCGCGCACGAAGACCCTGTAG
- a CDS encoding GlsB/YeaQ/YmgE family stress response membrane protein, with product MDVMAATEYLARSTTTTSVGLIGYIIIGGLAGWAAGKIMKGSGSGILMNIVIGVVGALIGGFLLSFFVDTAAGGWVFTFLTALLGSVILLWIVGLVRRS from the coding sequence ATGGATGTCATGGCGGCTACCGAGTACCTGGCCCGATCGACCACGACGACGAGCGTCGGCCTGATCGGTTACATCATCATCGGCGGCCTTGCCGGGTGGGCCGCGGGCAAGATCATGAAGGGTTCCGGCTCCGGAATCTTGATGAACATCGTGATCGGCGTGGTCGGCGCACTGATCGGCGGCTTTTTGCTGAGCTTCTTCGTCGACACCGCGGCCGGCGGCTGGGTCTTCACCTTCTTGACCGCGTTACTGGGGTCGGTGATTCTGCTCTGGATTGTCGGCCTGGTGCGGAGGAGCTGA
- a CDS encoding alanine and proline-rich secreted protein Apa translates to MDQVDSHSTRRKGLWATLAIATVTSASAVTFALPAPANADPEVPTPVPATTTAPAPGAPAPAPTTAAPAPGVPAPAGQPAAGDPNAPVPPPPPPVDPNAPAPPPPVDPNAARITNVVGGFSYLLPGGWAESDASHLDYGSALLSKMVGPPPQPGQPAPVANDTRIVMGRLDQKLYASAEANDAKAAVRLGSDMGEFFMPYPGTRINQESAPLTGANGITGSSSFYEVKFSDPSKPNGQIWTGVVSAPNAASAAGPPQRWFVVWLGTGNNPVDKVGAKALAESILPFTAPPAPGAPGPAPGAPGAAPGAPAAPAPGAPAPAPGQAPGQAPASEVTPTPSPAPQQTSFSA, encoded by the coding sequence ATGGATCAGGTGGACTCACACTCGACACGTCGCAAAGGCCTGTGGGCGACGCTGGCGATCGCCACGGTGACCAGTGCCAGTGCCGTCACCTTCGCGTTGCCGGCCCCCGCAAATGCCGATCCCGAGGTCCCGACTCCGGTACCGGCAACGACCACCGCCCCGGCCCCGGGCGCACCCGCACCCGCGCCGACGACCGCGGCACCTGCGCCGGGCGTCCCGGCACCCGCCGGACAGCCGGCAGCCGGCGACCCGAACGCGCCGGTGCCGCCGCCGCCCCCGCCGGTGGACCCCAACGCGCCTGCGCCGCCGCCGCCCGTCGACCCCAACGCCGCCCGGATCACCAACGTGGTCGGCGGCTTTAGCTACCTGCTTCCCGGCGGATGGGCCGAGTCGGACGCCTCGCACCTCGACTACGGTTCGGCGCTGCTCAGCAAGATGGTCGGTCCGCCGCCGCAGCCCGGTCAACCCGCGCCGGTTGCCAACGACACTCGCATTGTGATGGGGCGCCTGGACCAAAAGCTCTATGCCAGTGCGGAAGCCAACGACGCCAAGGCCGCCGTCCGGCTGGGCTCGGACATGGGTGAGTTCTTCATGCCGTATCCCGGCACCCGGATCAATCAGGAATCGGCCCCGCTGACCGGCGCCAACGGGATCACCGGAAGCTCGTCGTTCTACGAGGTCAAGTTCAGCGATCCGAGCAAGCCCAACGGACAGATCTGGACCGGCGTGGTCAGCGCTCCCAATGCGGCCAGCGCCGCCGGGCCGCCCCAGCGCTGGTTTGTGGTGTGGCTCGGTACCGGCAACAACCCGGTCGACAAGGTCGGAGCCAAGGCACTGGCCGAGTCGATCCTGCCGTTCACCGCACCGCCGGCGCCGGGCGCGCCGGGTCCGGCTCCGGGCGCACCCGGCGCGGCGCCAGGGGCTCCGGCGGCACCTGCTCCGGGAGCCCCCGCACCCGCGCCCGGCCAGGCACCAGGCCAGGCACCCGCCAGCGAGGTCACTCCCACCCCGAGCCCGGCGCCGCAACAAACGTCGTTTAGTGCCTGA
- a CDS encoding sulfate/molybdate ABC transporter ATP-binding protein has product MSELQLRAVVADRQLDVEFSVSPGEVLAVLGPNGAGKSTALHVIAGLVRPDEGVVRLGDRVLTDTAAGIDVATHDRRVGLLQQDPLLFPHMSVAANVAFGPHSRRGLVRSARAKAKQTALHWLREVDAEQFADRKPRQLSGGQAQRVAIARALAAEPDVLLLDEPLTGLDVGAAAAIRAVLRTAVARSGCAVVLITHDLLDVFTLADRALVLEAGKIAEVGPVPEVLTAPRSHFGARIAGVNLVNGTIGPDGSLRTRSGARWHGTPAGQLGAELTDGQDSIAVFAPKAVAVYRDLPHGSPRNCVDVTVTELDIRGPAVVVRGEEQPGGAPGLAAEITAEAAAELQLTPGDRVWFSVKALEVALYPAAPRRAHPQ; this is encoded by the coding sequence GTGAGCGAGCTGCAGCTTCGCGCGGTCGTCGCCGACCGCCAGTTGGATGTGGAGTTTTCGGTGTCCCCGGGCGAGGTGCTCGCGGTGCTCGGACCCAACGGCGCGGGTAAGTCGACCGCCCTGCACGTCATCGCCGGTCTGGTTCGCCCCGATGAGGGCGTGGTGCGGTTGGGGGATCGGGTGTTGACCGACACCGCCGCCGGGATCGACGTGGCGACGCACGACCGGCGGGTCGGGCTGCTGCAGCAGGACCCGTTGCTGTTCCCGCACATGAGCGTGGCCGCCAATGTGGCGTTCGGGCCGCACAGCCGTCGTGGCCTTGTCCGGTCGGCCCGCGCCAAGGCGAAGCAGACGGCCCTGCACTGGCTGCGCGAGGTGGATGCCGAGCAGTTCGCCGACCGCAAACCGCGGCAGCTGTCCGGCGGTCAGGCTCAGCGGGTGGCGATCGCGCGGGCGTTGGCCGCCGAACCCGACGTGCTGCTGCTCGACGAACCGCTGACCGGGCTGGACGTCGGGGCGGCCGCGGCCATCCGCGCGGTGCTGCGGACCGCGGTCGCGCGCAGCGGCTGCGCGGTCGTTCTGATCACCCACGACCTGCTCGACGTGTTCACCCTGGCCGATCGGGCGCTGGTGCTCGAGGCCGGCAAGATCGCCGAAGTCGGCCCGGTGCCCGAAGTGCTCACCGCGCCGCGCAGCCATTTCGGGGCCCGCATCGCCGGCGTCAACCTGGTCAACGGAACCATCGGGCCCGACGGCTCGCTGCGGACCCGCTCCGGCGCCCGCTGGCACGGAACCCCCGCCGGGCAGCTGGGCGCCGAGCTGACCGACGGGCAGGACTCCATCGCGGTGTTCGCCCCCAAGGCGGTGGCCGTGTACCGGGACCTGCCGCACGGCAGCCCCCGCAACTGCGTCGACGTCACCGTGACAGAGCTGGACATTCGCGGACCCGCGGTCGTGGTGCGCGGCGAGGAACAGCCCGGCGGCGCCCCGGGGCTGGCCGCCGAGATCACCGCGGAGGCCGCCGCCGAGCTGCAGCTGACCCCCGGAGACCGGGTGTGGTTTTCGGTCAAAGCGCTCGAAGTGGCGCTGTATCCGGCGGCACCGCGACGCGCCCACCCGCAGTGA
- a CDS encoding ABC transporter permease: MRRPTNLPRWVYVPAAVGAAFVVLPLLAIAIKVDWPNFWSLITSASSKTALLLSLKTAAASTVLCVLLGVPMALVLARSTALLVRLLRPLILLPLVLPPVVGGIALLYAFGRLGLIGHYLEAAGLRIAFSTTAVVLAQTFVSLPFLVISLEGAARTAGSNYEVVAATLGARPSMVWWRVTLPLLLPGLMSGAVLAFARSLGEFGATLTFAGSRQGVTRTLPLEIYLQRVTDANAAVALSILLVAVAALVVLGLGARRLTGTAAR; encoded by the coding sequence GTGCGCCGGCCCACGAACCTGCCCCGATGGGTGTATGTCCCTGCCGCCGTGGGAGCCGCGTTCGTGGTGTTGCCGCTGCTGGCGATCGCGATCAAGGTCGACTGGCCGAACTTCTGGTCGCTGATCACCAGCGCGTCGTCAAAGACGGCGCTGCTGCTCAGCCTCAAGACCGCAGCCGCGAGCACCGTCCTGTGCGTGCTGCTGGGGGTGCCGATGGCACTGGTGCTGGCCCGCAGCACGGCGCTGCTGGTGCGGCTGCTGCGGCCGCTGATCCTGCTGCCGCTGGTGCTGCCGCCGGTGGTGGGCGGTATTGCGTTGCTCTACGCCTTCGGCCGGCTCGGACTGATCGGGCACTACCTGGAGGCCGCGGGCTTGCGCATCGCCTTCAGCACCACCGCCGTCGTGCTGGCGCAGACCTTTGTCTCGTTGCCGTTTCTGGTGATTTCCCTCGAGGGCGCGGCCCGTACGGCGGGCTCGAATTATGAGGTGGTCGCGGCCACGCTCGGGGCACGCCCCAGCATGGTGTGGTGGCGGGTCACCCTGCCGCTGCTGCTGCCCGGACTGATGTCCGGCGCGGTGCTGGCGTTCGCCCGCTCGTTGGGCGAGTTCGGCGCGACGCTGACCTTCGCGGGTTCGCGCCAAGGGGTCACCCGCACTCTGCCACTGGAGATCTATCTGCAACGGGTGACCGACGCGAATGCCGCTGTGGCACTGTCGATTCTGCTCGTCGCGGTGGCTGCGCTGGTCGTGCTCGGCCTGGGCGCTCGCCGGTTGACCGGAACAGCGGCGAGGTAG